A single genomic interval of uncultured Desulfobulbus sp. harbors:
- a CDS encoding ATP-binding protein — MIARPYALRFCRLWCGILPYLLVLALSSLCRAQGPVITIGVYENKPKIFTQNGKPAGVFIDIIEEIARLEGWQLRYVSGSWAQDLDRLERGEIDLMPDMAYSAERSELYAFPKVPALSSWFQVYAPKGHGIRSILDLNHKRIMVLERSIQESAFERLRKGFQLDCQLVRVPDYDSMFARVQKGEADVAVTNRFYGLLNARSYGLEDTTVVFEPSDLYYTASKHDPKHLLPVIDRHLRALKDDPHSLYYRSLRQWTSERVSFHWPLWIKATGLSGAGILVLSLLGGVVLRHQVALRTRELRQVNRDMEARIQERTSAIAEMTREQVSLFESASVGIMMLRCRRIVRCNRKMEEMTGYGHDELVGMSTRAWYSSDHAFERAAQQVYAQLGQGEIHRRSQMVIRKDGTTFWGRLSLRAVDANNPLEGAVGILEDISEERKAAESLQQAMKKAQEADRIKSAFLATMSHELRTPLNSIIGFTGILIQELAGPLNEEQHKQLAMVQKSSRHLLSLINDVLDISKIEAGQLELSLAPFVLSASLDKALALVAPLAEQKALKLQVDIDPGIGMITTDKRRLEQVLINLLNNAIKFTDEGSVSLLCRLQGDQYCLEISDTGIGMRPEELQSIFQPFQQVETGLSRQHEGTGLGLAICKRLVARMGGSIGVTSELGTGSRFTVLLPREAASSERISQGGGA, encoded by the coding sequence ATGATTGCACGGCCATACGCGCTTCGATTCTGTCGTCTGTGGTGCGGCATCCTCCCGTACCTGCTTGTTCTTGCGCTCAGCAGCCTGTGCCGGGCGCAGGGACCGGTGATCACCATTGGCGTGTACGAGAACAAGCCAAAAATTTTCACCCAAAACGGCAAGCCTGCGGGCGTGTTCATCGACATCATCGAGGAGATAGCCCGCCTGGAAGGCTGGCAACTCAGATATGTCAGCGGAAGCTGGGCTCAGGACCTCGATCGTCTTGAACGGGGCGAGATCGACCTCATGCCGGACATGGCCTACTCGGCCGAGCGCAGCGAACTCTATGCCTTTCCCAAGGTGCCGGCACTTTCCTCCTGGTTTCAGGTCTACGCTCCCAAAGGCCACGGCATCCGCTCGATTCTTGATTTAAACCACAAGCGCATCATGGTGCTCGAACGATCGATTCAGGAATCGGCCTTTGAGCGGTTGCGCAAGGGATTTCAATTGGATTGCCAACTGGTGCGGGTGCCGGACTACGATTCCATGTTTGCCCGAGTGCAAAAGGGGGAAGCCGATGTAGCGGTGACCAACCGATTTTATGGCCTTCTCAATGCGCGCAGCTACGGTCTCGAGGACACAACCGTGGTCTTTGAGCCCTCGGATCTCTACTACACGGCCAGTAAACACGATCCCAAGCATCTCCTGCCAGTCATCGATCGCCACCTGCGCGCACTCAAGGATGATCCCCATTCCCTCTACTACCGCTCTCTTCGTCAATGGACCTCGGAGAGGGTCAGTTTTCACTGGCCACTCTGGATAAAAGCGACCGGCCTGAGCGGTGCCGGCATCCTGGTCCTCAGTCTGCTTGGCGGGGTCGTCCTCAGGCACCAGGTGGCCTTGCGTACCCGCGAGCTTCGTCAAGTTAATCGGGACATGGAGGCCCGTATCCAGGAACGGACCTCGGCCATTGCCGAAATGACCCGGGAGCAGGTTTCCCTCTTCGAATCCGCCAGCGTGGGCATCATGATGTTGCGCTGTCGCAGGATCGTGCGCTGCAATCGGAAAATGGAGGAAATGACCGGATACGGCCACGATGAATTGGTCGGCATGTCGACCCGAGCCTGGTACAGCAGCGACCATGCCTTTGAACGCGCGGCCCAGCAGGTCTATGCCCAACTCGGCCAGGGCGAAATCCATCGCCGCTCGCAGATGGTCATCCGTAAGGACGGCACCACTTTTTGGGGCCGCCTGAGCCTGCGCGCCGTTGATGCAAATAATCCCCTGGAGGGTGCGGTCGGCATCCTTGAAGATATCAGCGAAGAACGCAAGGCCGCGGAAAGTCTGCAGCAGGCCATGAAAAAGGCTCAGGAGGCGGACCGGATTAAGTCCGCCTTTCTCGCCACCATGTCCCATGAACTGCGCACGCCGCTCAACTCGATCATCGGATTTACCGGAATTCTCATCCAGGAACTGGCCGGGCCGCTCAACGAAGAACAGCATAAGCAACTGGCCATGGTGCAGAAGAGTTCGCGCCATCTGCTTTCGCTGATCAACGATGTCCTTGATATTTCGAAAATTGAGGCCGGGCAGCTCGAACTCAGCCTCGCCCCCTTTGTACTGTCGGCCTCGCTCGACAAGGCCCTTGCCCTGGTTGCCCCGCTTGCCGAGCAAAAGGCGCTCAAACTGCAGGTGGACATCGATCCCGGCATCGGCATGATCACCACCGACAAGCGTCGTCTCGAACAGGTGTTGATCAATCTGCTCAATAATGCGATAAAATTCACCGACGAGGGCTCCGTCAGCCTGCTGTGTCGGCTGCAGGGGGACCAGTATTGCCTGGAGATATCCGATACCGGTATCGGCATGCGGCCGGAGGAGTTGCAGTCTATCTTTCAACCCTTTCAGCAGGTGGAAACCGGGCTTTCCCGACAACATGAAGGAACCGGCCTGGGGCTGGCCATCTGCAAGCGGCTGGTGGCGCGCATGGGGGGGAGTATCGGCGTGACCAGCGAATTGGGTACGGGAAGCCGTTTCACCGTGCTTCTACCGCGGGAGGCTGCTTCCTCAGAGCGGATTTCCCAAGGGGGTGGTGCATGA
- a CDS encoding nucleoside deaminase, with protein sequence MTNEHEHFMDLALEEARKSLNEGEFPVGCVMVAENQVVARGRRKNTLEGSRNEIDHAEILTLRSLIAAQPELDLATVTVYSTMEPCLMCYSTMLLSGIRTFVWAYEDVMGGGANLPLYMLNTLYAQMRVELIDRVRRPQSLQLFQQFFTSGNYWQDSLLARYTLAQSLESNS encoded by the coding sequence ATGACGAACGAACACGAACATTTTATGGACCTGGCTTTGGAAGAGGCGAGGAAATCGCTGAATGAAGGGGAATTTCCGGTCGGCTGTGTGATGGTGGCAGAAAACCAGGTCGTGGCCAGGGGGAGAAGAAAAAATACCTTGGAAGGCAGCCGCAACGAAATCGATCACGCCGAAATTCTCACCCTGCGTAGCCTGATTGCCGCACAGCCCGAGCTCGATCTGGCCACGGTCACGGTCTACTCCACCATGGAACCCTGCCTGATGTGCTATTCCACCATGCTGCTCTCCGGCATTCGTACCTTTGTCTGGGCCTACGAGGACGTCATGGGCGGCGGTGCCAACCTGCCGCTGTATATGCTCAACACCCTCTATGCACAGATGCGGGTGGAACTGATCGATCGGGTTCGTCGTCCGCAAAGTCTTCAGTTGTTTCAACAATTTTTTACAAGCGGCAACTACTGGCAGGACAGTCTGCTCGCCCGCTATACCCTGGCCCAAAGTCTGGAGTCCAATTCATGA
- a CDS encoding radical SAM protein: MSPTPLARTVGFQAGERNVFFHLLTACNLACRHCYINPAQHGTTTLPLATILTWLKLFARPAQQTNLILLGGEPTLHPDLAAVIKAAKAMRYAVTVDSNGYLFHDLLERVTPQELDYLSFSLDGPDPAINDPIRGEGVFEVCITNIRRAVDLGFNTSLIYTVSGLNIDHLHRMPQLLAQLGVRRFFIQVIGLRGNPANTRPEGEVNWQVDPEQWLSTVPQVAAEAAGRGIHVVYPKVYLDPWESFQCAGLVAENFFIFPNGRVYQCPLCEDHPIHSYEISGDQLLRREGLNEDRFFSLDIPEGCVMNRLLQPDNIGYDPEGSPLHRISCCLLKQEICPDCL; encoded by the coding sequence ATGAGTCCAACACCTCTTGCCCGTACGGTCGGTTTTCAGGCCGGCGAACGCAATGTCTTTTTTCACCTGCTCACCGCCTGTAACCTGGCCTGTCGCCACTGCTACATCAATCCCGCGCAGCACGGCACCACCACCCTGCCGCTTGCAACCATTCTCACCTGGCTGAAACTTTTTGCCAGGCCGGCCCAGCAGACCAATTTGATCCTTTTGGGGGGCGAGCCGACCCTGCATCCGGATCTCGCCGCCGTCATCAAGGCCGCCAAGGCCATGCGATATGCGGTGACGGTCGACTCCAACGGCTATCTCTTCCATGATCTGCTCGAGCGGGTGACGCCCCAGGAGCTCGACTATCTCAGCTTCAGCCTCGACGGCCCGGATCCGGCCATCAACGATCCGATCCGCGGCGAGGGCGTCTTTGAGGTCTGCATCACAAATATCCGTCGCGCCGTGGACCTTGGGTTCAACACCAGCCTGATCTACACCGTTTCCGGGTTGAATATCGACCACCTGCACCGTATGCCGCAGTTGCTTGCACAGCTCGGTGTCCGCCGCTTTTTCATCCAGGTGATCGGCCTGCGCGGCAATCCCGCCAATACCCGGCCTGAAGGCGAGGTCAACTGGCAGGTCGACCCGGAGCAGTGGCTCTCGACCGTGCCCCAGGTGGCGGCCGAGGCGGCCGGTCGCGGCATCCATGTGGTCTATCCCAAGGTCTATCTCGACCCGTGGGAATCCTTTCAATGTGCCGGCCTGGTGGCGGAAAATTTTTTCATCTTTCCCAACGGCCGGGTCTACCAGTGCCCGCTGTGCGAGGATCATCCCATTCATAGTTACGAAATCAGCGGCGATCAGCTGCTCCGCCGTGAAGGCCTCAATGAGGATCGCTTCTTCTCCCTCGATATTCCCGAGGGCTGCGTGATGAATCGTCTGCTCCAACCCGACAATATTGGCTACGATCCGGAGGGCTCGCCCCTGCACCGCATTTCCTGCTGTCTGCTCAAACAGGAGATTTGTCCGGATTGCTTGTAG
- a CDS encoding ABC transporter ATP-binding protein, whose product MIELQEVSRIFHVGGQEVRAMDRISLTIAPGEYVSIMGPSGSGKSTLLNTLGLLDTPDSGRYLLEGQDVTSLSDARLAEVRSQKIGFIFQFFHLIPRLSAQQNIELPLMLTGVGRRERTERSLPLLEAFGLADRRHHRPDELSGGQRQRVAIARAVIHRPAVLLADEPTGNLDRHSSSEIIELLEDLNRKGLTLVIVTHDPEIGERARRRIHVIDGTIDSDSGR is encoded by the coding sequence ATGATCGAGTTGCAGGAGGTCAGTCGCATTTTTCATGTCGGGGGGCAGGAAGTGCGCGCCATGGACCGTATCTCGCTGACGATCGCCCCTGGCGAATACGTCTCGATCATGGGGCCCTCGGGTTCGGGCAAGTCGACCCTGCTCAACACCCTGGGGCTGCTTGATACGCCCGACAGCGGCCGGTATCTCCTCGAGGGCCAGGATGTGACCAGCCTCAGCGATGCCCGCTTGGCCGAGGTGCGCAGCCAAAAAATCGGCTTTATCTTTCAATTCTTCCACCTCATCCCCCGCCTGAGCGCCCAGCAGAACATAGAGCTGCCGCTGATGCTGACCGGTGTCGGCCGCAGGGAACGGACCGAACGCAGTCTGCCTCTGCTCGAGGCCTTTGGCCTGGCTGACCGACGCCACCACCGGCCCGACGAACTCTCCGGCGGGCAACGGCAACGGGTGGCCATCGCCCGCGCCGTTATCCACCGCCCTGCGGTGCTGCTTGCCGACGAACCCACCGGTAACCTTGATCGTCACTCAAGCAGCGAGATCATCGAACTCCTTGAAGACCTCAATCGCAAGGGACTGACTTTGGTGATCGTCACCCACGATCCCGAGATCGGCGAGCGTGCCCGCCGCCGCATCCACGTGATCGACGGCACAATCGACAGCGACAGCGGCAGGTAG
- a CDS encoding response regulator: MNRRLLIIEDNVQNMYMMRFLLEKSGFTIIGAEDGKKGVASALSCDPLAILLDIQLPRMDGYAVAAELKRHPQLSAVPIIAVTSYAMVGDREQILAAGASGYIEKPINPETFVEEICQYFPAGWDLAKEQDAHPQCR, translated from the coding sequence ATGAACAGGCGGTTATTGATTATCGAGGATAATGTGCAGAATATGTATATGATGCGTTTTCTGCTGGAAAAAAGCGGTTTTACCATCATCGGTGCCGAGGATGGAAAAAAAGGGGTGGCTTCGGCCTTGAGCTGCGATCCCCTGGCCATCCTGCTGGATATTCAACTGCCGCGCATGGACGGCTATGCGGTGGCGGCCGAACTGAAACGGCATCCACAGCTCAGTGCAGTGCCGATCATTGCCGTGACCAGCTATGCCATGGTCGGGGATCGCGAGCAGATTCTTGCCGCCGGGGCGAGCGGCTACATCGAAAAGCCAATAAATCCCGAAACTTTTGTCGAGGAAATTTGCCAATATTTTCCCGCGGGTTGGGATTTAGCCAAGGAGCAAGATGCGCATCCTCAGTGTCGATGA
- a CDS encoding 6-phosphofructo-2-kinase/fructose-2,6-bisphosphatase: MKRKLVIVMVGLPARGKSTMARKLGRTLELDGIRVRIFNNGELRRKLDTEENASSSEFFSPSNERGKELREKISKINIEQAQAFLREGGEVAIMDASNVTRERRRCLAAAFPEMSLCYIECLNADEEALEANLERKAGLKEFRHLPHEKALESFLKRIAYYESIYEPLDTEANRILVDSFDNCILQEQITDVLPYYDRIRDVITTRIVRNLFLVRHGETHFNHEDRIGGDSGLTDIGLAQANALAEHFTTVRIPIIFTSNYSRTMQTASPIAERQDSCSIIALPEFNEIHAGVCEGMTYEEIRRKMPHVARARGPNKYRYIYPEGEGYKTMEDRVHRGLKKVFFLNNYDENIMIVGHRAVNRMILASFLTRQEEEIPYIYMPQDRYYHIQIDPHKRLFELVPY, encoded by the coding sequence ATGAAGCGGAAACTGGTGATCGTGATGGTGGGGCTCCCTGCCCGGGGCAAGTCAACCATGGCCCGTAAATTGGGCCGGACCCTGGAGTTGGATGGGATCAGGGTGCGTATTTTCAATAACGGTGAATTGCGGCGCAAGCTCGATACCGAGGAAAATGCCTCGTCCTCGGAGTTTTTTTCCCCCAGTAACGAGCGGGGCAAGGAACTGCGGGAAAAAATCTCCAAAATAAATATCGAACAGGCCCAGGCCTTCCTGCGAGAGGGCGGCGAGGTGGCGATCATGGATGCGAGCAACGTCACCCGTGAACGGAGGCGTTGCCTGGCAGCGGCTTTTCCCGAGATGTCGCTCTGTTATATCGAATGCCTCAATGCTGACGAGGAAGCCCTGGAGGCCAACCTCGAACGCAAGGCAGGGCTCAAGGAATTCCGTCACCTCCCCCATGAGAAGGCGCTGGAGAGTTTCCTCAAGCGTATCGCCTATTACGAATCCATCTACGAACCGCTGGACACCGAGGCCAACCGTATCCTGGTGGATTCATTTGACAACTGCATCCTCCAGGAGCAGATCACCGATGTGCTGCCCTACTATGACCGCATCCGCGATGTCATCACCACCCGCATCGTCCGTAACCTGTTCCTCGTCCGTCACGGGGAAACCCATTTCAACCATGAAGACCGCATCGGCGGCGATTCCGGCCTGACCGACATTGGCCTGGCCCAAGCCAATGCTTTGGCCGAACATTTCACCACGGTCCGCATTCCGATCATCTTTACCAGCAACTACAGTCGCACCATGCAGACGGCAAGCCCCATCGCCGAGCGTCAGGATTCATGCTCGATCATTGCCCTGCCGGAATTCAACGAAATCCATGCCGGTGTCTGCGAAGGAATGACCTACGAGGAGATCCGACGCAAGATGCCGCATGTGGCCCGTGCCCGTGGGCCCAACAAGTACCGCTATATCTATCCTGAAGGCGAAGGCTACAAGACCATGGAGGATCGGGTCCATCGAGGATTGAAAAAGGTCTTTTTCCTCAACAACTATGACGAGAACATCATGATTGTCGGCCATAGGGCGGTGAATCGTATGATTCTCGCCTCCTTTCTCACCCGTCAGGAAGAAGAGATCCCCTACATTTATATGCCCCAGGATCGTTACTACCACATCCAGATCGACCCCCATAAACGACTGTTTGAGTTGGTGCCGTACTGA
- a CDS encoding efflux RND transporter periplasmic adaptor subunit: protein MKKLLFFALPVLLLSSFFLYRYLTREQPLKVTVQKVERALVEATVSNTRAGTVKARNRAELTPPIGGQIATLNVRKSDKVKAGQVLLTLWNKDLEAEKRLAESEVAAAEATVRETCLLADLAERQAQRQKELIKTRATSAANYDDALSAARAKRAACVAASARHAVSIARVDAAKATLERTVLTAPFDGIVAEVNGEIGEYLTPSPPGIATLPAVDLINMDSLYVAAPIDEIDAAQIQVDMAVRISLDAFPRQHFPGKVHAISPYVLEVAKQARTVEIEANFDAKTVPPNLLAGYSADVEIIVATRTDTLRIPSEALMADGTVYLIDKTSNRVSKKKITPGLANWKFTEITAGLAPGEQVVTSIDRKGLKDGALVEIEPAGAP, encoded by the coding sequence GTGAAAAAACTTTTGTTTTTCGCACTACCGGTGCTCCTTCTCAGCTCTTTTTTCCTCTATCGTTACCTGACGCGCGAGCAACCGCTCAAGGTGACGGTGCAGAAGGTTGAACGAGCTCTGGTTGAGGCCACTGTCTCCAACACCCGTGCCGGGACGGTCAAGGCCCGCAACCGGGCGGAACTCACCCCGCCCATCGGTGGCCAGATCGCCACCCTCAATGTGCGCAAATCCGACAAGGTCAAGGCCGGCCAAGTCCTCTTGACCCTGTGGAACAAGGACCTGGAAGCCGAGAAACGCTTGGCCGAAAGCGAGGTCGCTGCGGCCGAGGCCACGGTGCGCGAGACCTGCCTGCTCGCGGATCTGGCCGAACGCCAGGCCCAGCGCCAGAAAGAGTTGATCAAGACCCGCGCCACCTCGGCCGCCAACTATGACGATGCCCTCTCCGCAGCCCGGGCCAAGCGGGCTGCCTGCGTGGCTGCAAGCGCCAGGCATGCGGTCAGCATCGCCCGGGTGGACGCGGCCAAGGCCACCCTCGAACGGACCGTGTTGACCGCCCCCTTTGACGGCATTGTCGCCGAGGTCAACGGTGAGATCGGCGAATACCTCACCCCCTCCCCTCCGGGCATAGCCACCCTGCCGGCGGTTGACCTGATCAACATGGACTCGCTCTATGTGGCCGCGCCCATCGACGAGATCGACGCCGCCCAGATTCAAGTGGACATGGCGGTGCGCATCAGCCTGGATGCCTTTCCCAGACAGCATTTCCCCGGCAAGGTGCACGCCATCTCCCCCTACGTGCTCGAGGTGGCCAAGCAGGCGAGAACGGTGGAGATCGAGGCGAATTTTGATGCCAAGACCGTCCCCCCCAACCTCCTTGCCGGATACAGCGCCGATGTGGAGATCATCGTGGCGACCCGCACAGACACCCTCCGCATCCCTTCAGAGGCGCTGATGGCCGACGGCACTGTGTATCTGATTGATAAAACAAGCAATCGTGTGAGCAAGAAAAAGATCACCCCCGGACTGGCCAACTGGAAGTTCACCGAGATCACCGCCGGACTTGCGCCAGGAGAACAGGTCGTCACCTCGATAGACCGCAAAGGCCTCAAGGATGGCGCCCTGGTCGAAATCGAACCGGCGGGAGCCCCCTGA
- a CDS encoding SPFH domain-containing protein, which yields MAVDTVIFLESLEWFDESGQELLHRLPEQGSGEIKFGAQLTVRESQAAVLFYKGKACDAYGPGRHTLKTGNIPILTKLLSAPWAMVSPLRAEVFFVNLKVFTDLKWGTRDPVAFRDAELGLVRLRAHGVFNLRVVQPVLMINTLAGTMGRFTTEQVEDFLRQVIVSRFNDYLGENLRSLFDLPGSFDEIAEGLQKRLTLDFARLGLVLDALYVTSITPPEEVQQAIDDRSRLSLIQDMDNFVRMKAAMAMEKAAASGGEAGAGLGLGLGMMMPAMFGQMLPGGPPKAAADEVLCEECDNRIAANARFCPFCGHQQLLSQHCDNCGKNLPPNAVFCPRCGHRTSERAVEKTCPHCQATNLPGAVFCNQCGNRLA from the coding sequence ATGGCCGTTGATACTGTCATCTTTCTGGAATCCCTGGAATGGTTTGACGAGAGTGGGCAGGAATTGCTGCATCGCCTGCCGGAGCAGGGATCCGGGGAAATCAAATTCGGCGCGCAGTTGACCGTGCGCGAGAGTCAGGCTGCAGTCCTGTTTTACAAGGGCAAGGCCTGCGATGCCTACGGTCCGGGGCGCCACACCCTCAAAACCGGTAACATTCCCATTCTCACCAAGCTTCTCTCCGCGCCCTGGGCCATGGTCAGTCCCCTGCGGGCCGAGGTTTTTTTCGTTAACCTCAAGGTCTTTACCGACCTCAAATGGGGCACCCGCGATCCGGTGGCCTTTCGTGACGCCGAGCTTGGCCTGGTGCGCCTACGAGCCCACGGCGTATTCAACCTTCGCGTGGTCCAGCCGGTGCTGATGATCAATACCCTGGCCGGAACCATGGGGCGCTTTACCACCGAGCAGGTCGAGGATTTCCTGCGGCAGGTGATCGTCTCCCGTTTCAACGACTATCTGGGGGAAAACCTGCGATCGCTCTTTGATCTGCCCGGGAGCTTTGACGAGATCGCCGAGGGGTTGCAGAAGCGGCTCACGCTCGACTTTGCCCGCTTGGGGCTGGTGCTCGATGCACTCTATGTGACTTCGATCACCCCTCCCGAGGAGGTCCAGCAGGCCATCGACGATCGCTCGCGGTTGAGTCTGATTCAGGACATGGACAACTTTGTGCGGATGAAGGCGGCCATGGCCATGGAAAAAGCGGCTGCCTCCGGCGGTGAGGCCGGAGCAGGGCTTGGCCTGGGCCTGGGCATGATGATGCCCGCCATGTTCGGCCAGATGCTGCCAGGGGGGCCGCCCAAAGCGGCGGCAGACGAGGTCCTGTGCGAGGAGTGCGACAATCGAATTGCTGCCAATGCCCGCTTTTGTCCCTTTTGCGGGCACCAGCAGCTGCTCAGCCAGCACTGTGACAACTGCGGCAAGAACCTGCCGCCCAATGCGGTGTTCTGCCCACGCTGCGGCCACCGTACTTCGGAGCGGGCTGTCGAGAAAACCTGTCCCCACTGCCAGGCCACCAATCTTCCCGGCGCCGTCTTCTGCAACCAGTGCGGCAACAGGCTCGCCTGA
- the pepN gene encoding aminopeptidase N — protein MTAQKKETFLKDYTPPPYLVDAIHLRVELDPKATKVEAKLEIRPNTADAGPLVLNGERLELVAVALEDQPLSPEQYSFSDGLLTIPKIPERAFSLTVNTLINPAGNTALEGLYLSSGNYCTQCEAEGFRTITCFPDRPDVMTVFTTTVIGNKTSCPVLLSNGNLIDSGDLGEGRHYATWHDPFPKPCYLFALVAGNLVKISDTFITRSGREVGLHIYVEKRNREKCGHAMRALQKSMRWDEERFGREYDLDLFMIVAVDDFNMGAMENKGLNVFNSKYVLALPETATDVDYEGIEGVIAHEYFHNWTGNRITCRDWFQLSLKEGLTVFRDQEFTADMISRAVKRIQDANIIRSFQFREDGGPMAHPVRPPSFIEINNFYTLTVYNKGAEVIRMLHTLLGADTFRRGMDIYFERHDGQAVTCDDFVAAMETAWGRDLIQFKHWYSQAGTPEVSVQADYDSPTKKLVLRVAQTCPPTREAAQKLPFTMPLAVGLLDDQGRTIALEEGPNPTTRVLVLSEASQEFVFDNIPSKPTVSFLRNFSAPVKVRFEQSEEELSRMMAFDPDPFNRWDAGQKLAMRYLLEQIEACSQGQEITVDQRLITGLRNLLLDRNSDQAFLAMAMALPSENWISQQMEVIDPVAVYSVRQQFRALIARSLRNDMVQCYDSLHSTEPYRYSAHEAGRRSLRNICLAYLLAPTLEGALEPCLLQRGVNQYRQADNMTDAIAALGCVVNADLDTGKELLADFHGKWHHDPLVMDKWLILQAGCTLPGTLERVKELTTHPSFTFKNPNKVRSLIATFCATNHAQFHAADGSGYSFLGETICHLDALNPQIASRMITPLTQWRRYDQGRQQLMCAQLERIGNQPDLSDDVKEIVEKSMQ, from the coding sequence ATGACTGCACAAAAAAAAGAGACTTTTCTCAAAGACTATACACCGCCGCCCTATCTGGTCGACGCCATCCATCTTCGCGTCGAACTCGACCCCAAGGCCACCAAGGTTGAGGCGAAACTGGAGATACGGCCCAACACCGCCGATGCAGGTCCGCTCGTGCTCAACGGTGAGAGGCTCGAACTGGTAGCCGTTGCCCTGGAAGACCAGCCGCTCTCCCCTGAGCAGTACAGCTTCAGCGATGGCCTGCTCACCATCCCCAAGATCCCTGAGCGTGCCTTTTCGTTGACCGTCAACACCCTCATCAACCCGGCGGGCAACACCGCCCTTGAGGGACTGTATCTCTCCTCGGGCAACTACTGCACCCAGTGCGAGGCCGAAGGATTTCGCACCATCACCTGCTTTCCGGATCGGCCGGATGTAATGACCGTGTTCACCACCACAGTCATCGGCAACAAGACGAGCTGCCCGGTGCTGCTCTCAAACGGCAACCTGATCGACTCCGGTGATCTTGGAGAGGGGCGCCACTATGCCACCTGGCACGACCCCTTCCCCAAGCCCTGCTATCTTTTTGCCCTGGTGGCCGGCAATCTGGTGAAGATCAGCGATACCTTCATCACCCGCTCCGGACGTGAGGTGGGTCTGCACATCTACGTAGAAAAGCGCAACCGGGAAAAATGCGGCCATGCCATGCGTGCCTTGCAGAAATCCATGCGCTGGGACGAAGAACGATTCGGCCGCGAGTATGACCTCGATCTCTTCATGATCGTCGCGGTCGACGACTTCAACATGGGCGCGATGGAGAACAAGGGGCTCAATGTCTTCAACTCCAAATATGTGCTCGCCCTGCCGGAGACGGCCACCGATGTCGATTACGAAGGGATCGAAGGAGTCATCGCCCATGAGTACTTCCACAACTGGACCGGCAACCGCATCACCTGCCGCGACTGGTTTCAGTTGAGCCTCAAGGAGGGGTTGACCGTATTCCGCGACCAGGAGTTCACCGCGGATATGATCTCCCGGGCGGTAAAACGGATCCAGGACGCCAACATCATCCGCTCCTTCCAGTTTCGCGAAGACGGCGGCCCCATGGCCCATCCGGTTCGTCCGCCCTCCTTTATCGAGATCAACAACTTCTATACCCTCACCGTCTACAACAAGGGCGCGGAGGTGATCCGCATGCTCCACACCCTGCTCGGCGCCGATACCTTCCGCCGGGGCATGGATATCTATTTCGAACGCCACGACGGACAGGCCGTGACCTGCGACGACTTTGTCGCTGCCATGGAAACCGCCTGGGGCAGGGATCTGATCCAATTCAAGCACTGGTATTCCCAGGCCGGCACCCCGGAAGTCTCCGTGCAGGCCGACTATGACAGCCCAACCAAAAAGCTGGTATTGAGGGTTGCCCAGACCTGTCCGCCCACCAGGGAAGCCGCGCAGAAGTTGCCCTTCACCATGCCGCTTGCGGTGGGTCTTCTCGATGACCAAGGCCGCACCATTGCCCTGGAGGAAGGCCCCAACCCCACCACCCGGGTGCTGGTCTTGTCCGAGGCCAGCCAGGAGTTCGTGTTCGACAATATTCCCAGCAAACCCACTGTTTCCTTCCTGCGCAACTTTTCCGCCCCGGTCAAGGTTCGCTTTGAACAGAGCGAGGAGGAACTCAGCCGGATGATGGCCTTTGATCCCGATCCGTTCAATCGCTGGGATGCGGGGCAGAAACTGGCCATGCGCTATCTGCTGGAACAGATCGAGGCCTGCAGCCAGGGGCAGGAGATCACGGTGGACCAGCGGCTGATCACCGGCCTGCGCAATCTCTTGCTGGATCGAAACTCCGACCAGGCCTTTCTCGCCATGGCCATGGCCCTGCCCTCGGAGAACTGGATCAGCCAGCAGATGGAGGTGATCGATCCGGTGGCGGTGTACAGCGTGCGCCAGCAGTTCCGTGCCCTGATCGCCCGTTCCCTGCGAAACGATATGGTCCAGTGTTACGACTCGCTCCATTCCACCGAACCGTACCGCTACAGTGCCCATGAGGCGGGGAGGCGGTCGCTGCGCAACATCTGCCTGGCCTATCTGCTGGCCCCCACCCTTGAGGGTGCGTTGGAGCCCTGTCTGCTGCAGCGCGGTGTCAACCAGTACCGCCAGGCCGACAACATGACCGATGCCATCGCAGCCCTGGGTTGCGTGGTCAATGCGGATCTCGACACCGGCAAGGAGTTGCTGGCCGACTTCCACGGCAAGTGGCACCATGATCCGCTGGTGATGGACAAGTGGCTCATTCTCCAGGCCGGCTGCACCCTGCCCGGTACCTTGGAGCGGGTCAAGGAGTTGACCACCCATCCCAGCTTCACCTTTAAAAATCCCAACAAGGTCCGCTCGCTGATTGCCACCTTCTGTGCGACCAACCATGCGCAGTTCCACGCCGCCGACGGTTCGGGCTACAGTTTCCTTGGCGAGACGATCTGTCATCTGGATGCACTCAACCCGCAGATCGCATCACGGATGATCACACCGCTGACCCAGTGGCGCCGGTACGACCAGGGAAGGCAGCAGCTGATGTGCGCGCAACTCGAGCGCATCGGCAACCAGCCCGACCTCTCCGACGACGTCAAGGAGATCGTCGAAAAATCGATGCAGTAA